From the Selenomonas timonae genome, one window contains:
- a CDS encoding uracil-DNA glycosylase, which yields MAKEIFHNDWQELLADEMAQPYYRELRQFLIEEYRTKRIYPDMFAIFNALHYTSFADTKVVILGQDPYHGDGQAHGLSFSVQVGIDPPPSLLNIYKELQDDLSIAPPAHGCLIPWARQGVLLLNTVLTVRAHTAASHAGHGWERFTDHIIRLLGARERPLAFILWGSPARRKRSLITNPRHLIIESPHPSPLSAHRGFFGSRPFSRVNDFLVQAGETPITWQLPPAEEIEA from the coding sequence ATGGCAAAGGAAATCTTTCACAACGACTGGCAGGAACTTCTCGCCGATGAGATGGCACAGCCGTACTATCGCGAACTGCGGCAGTTTCTCATCGAGGAGTACCGGACGAAGCGCATCTATCCCGATATGTTTGCGATCTTCAATGCGCTGCACTACACGAGCTTTGCGGATACGAAGGTCGTTATTCTCGGACAGGATCCGTATCATGGGGACGGACAGGCGCATGGACTGTCGTTCTCCGTGCAGGTTGGCATCGATCCGCCGCCGTCGCTGCTCAACATCTACAAGGAACTGCAGGATGATCTCAGCATTGCGCCACCAGCACATGGATGCCTTATCCCGTGGGCAAGGCAGGGCGTACTCCTTCTCAACACCGTACTCACCGTGCGTGCTCATACAGCGGCGTCTCATGCGGGGCATGGCTGGGAGCGGTTCACCGATCACATCATCCGCCTCCTTGGTGCGCGTGAGCGTCCGCTCGCCTTTATCCTCTGGGGCAGCCCCGCCCGGAGGAAGCGCAGCCTCATCACGAATCCACGCCACCTCATCATCGAATCGCCGCATCCAAGCCCTCTTTCGGCGCATCGCGGCTTTTTCGGCAGCCGCCCCTTCTCGCGCGTCAACGATTTTCTCGTGCAGGCGGGCGAGACTCCGATCACATGGCAGCTGCCGCCGGCGGAGGAGATTGAGGCGTAA